A part of Populus alba chromosome 8, ASM523922v2, whole genome shotgun sequence genomic DNA contains:
- the LOC118039891 gene encoding uncharacterized protein isoform X2, translating to MAATSTVQSDIRSALHATNITISNPSLILSRATSSSARWSFSPRPLISSHYRISTPESFRVRAFSTESTEPVVNVPDKPPICTADELHYVSVSNSDWRLALWRYHPSPQAPPRNHPLLLLSGVGTNAVGYDLSPGSSFARYMSGQGFETWILEVRGAGLSIQGSTPKDVHQSAHEVSEEMEAVAKSVTNGTLSVDQQPSNVPSPTLDSRVSFVEEDSHLAGIVSVWDESKLVTKLTEIFMRLSERLSGFLSESELKIMFAELVDQISKLLVDSQLSERMNEIRGKLLSLLEARQNSAIAGQFRDLSQGLVNVVEEGQKSVSPQLFDLQERLSSIIEDFQKQLDLIVKYDWDFDNYLEEDVPAAMEYIRVQTKPKDGKLLAIGHSMGGILLYAMLSRSGWDRRDSGLAAIVTLASSLDYTPSNSRLKLLLPLADPAQALNVPVVPLGAMLSAAYPLSTRPPYVLSWLNDLISARDMMHPELLEKLVLNNF from the exons ATGGCAGCAACATCAACTGTCCAATCGGATATCCGTTCTGCTCTCCACGCAACCAACATCACCATCTCCAATCCCAGTCTCATCCTCTCACGCGCCACCTCGTCCTCTGCGCGTTGGTCTTTTTCTCCACGACCTCTAATATCCTCGCACTATAGGATTTCAACTCCCGAGTCGTTTCGAGTGAGAGCTTTCTCCACCGAGTCAACTGAACCTGTCGTCAATGTTCCAGACAAGCCTCCGATTTGTACCGCAGACGAGCTCCACTACGTCTCCGTGTCCAATTCTGATTGGCGTCTTGCTCTCTGGCGCTACCATCCTTCTCCTCAG GCACCTCCAAGGAATCATCCGCTATTGCTATTGTCTGGAGTTGGGACTAATGCTGTTGGTTACGATCTCTCACCTGGG TCTTCGTTTGCACGGTACATGTCCGGCCAGGGATTCGAAACATGGATTCTTGAGGTTCGGGGTGCTGGTTTGAGCATACAGGGATCCACTCCTAAAGATGTTCATCAGTCTGCCCATGAAGTTTCTGAGGAGATGGAAGCTGTAGCTAAGAGTGTGACTAATGGAACTCTGTCTGTGGACCAGCAGCCAAGTAATGTTCCCAGTCCCACGTTAGATTCTAGGGTTTCTTTTGTCGAAGAGGACTCACATCTAGCTGGGATTGTATCCGTGTGGGATGAGTCAAAATTGGTGACAAAGTTGACAGAAATCTTTATGCGTTTGTCCGAAAGACTCTCTGGCTTTCTCAGTGAAAGTGAGTTGAAGATTATGTTTGCTGAGTTGGTCGATCAGATATCAAAACTCTTAGTAGATTCTCAATTATCTGAACGAATGAATGAAATAAGGGGAAAGCTTTTGAGCTTGTTGGAAGCAAGACAAAACTCAGCTATTGCTGGTCAATTCAGGGATCTGAGTCAAGGGCTtgttaatgttgttgaggaAGGTCAAAAATCTGTTTCACCGCAGTTGTTTGACTTGCAGGAGCGTCTTTCATCAATCATTGAAGATTTCCAGAAACAGCTTGACTTGATTGTGAAGTATGACTGGGACTTTGATAATTACCTGGAAGAGGATGTTCCTGCTGCG ATGGAGTATATAAGGGTCCAAACCAAGCCGAAGGATGGTAAATTGCTTGCTATTGGACACTCCATGGGAGGCATCTTGCTCTATGCAATGCTGTCTCGAAGCG GCTGGGATAGAAGAGATTCTGGATTGGCTGCCATTGTTACTCTGGCATCATCACTTGACTACACACCTTCAAATTCAAGACTCAAATTGCTTTTGCCCCTT GCAGACCCTGCTCAGGCTCTTAATGTACCTGTTGTTCCTTTGGGAGCAATGCTGTCAGCAGCATATCCTCTCTCAACTCGCCCTCCTTATGTCTTGTCTTGGCTTAATGATTTGATATCGGCACGGGACATGATGCATCCAGAGTTGTTGGAAAAGCTTGTCTTGAACAACTTTT GA
- the LOC118040039 gene encoding reticulon-like protein B14 yields MRSDMHAVLGRGKVADILSWKDKTLSGGILGGVTVLWVLFELTGYSLATFFCHILMLLMITLFTWSKSAGLIKRNPPTSNDIRLPESAFRFFFDQVNGTILIFYKTSMGQKGLKAFFVTLAGLYILSFIGSLISTMTFAYLVFACCATIPTFYEQNKMQVHEIFGQSYREINNSLKDFRSKLVDKIPRGKDD; encoded by the exons ATGAGAAGTGACATGCATGCCGTCCTTGGACGGGGAAAGG TTGCTGACATATTGTCGTGGAAGGACAAGACATTATCGGGAGGAATCCTAGGGGGTGTTACTGTTCTATGGGTTCTCTTTGAACTTACAGGGTACTCTTTAGCAACCTTCTTCTGTCACATTCTCATGCTTTTGATGATCACCCTCTTCACATGGTCCAAGAGTGCAGGACTCATCAAAAG GAATCCTCCTACTTCTAACGATATAAGGTTGCCAGAATCAGCATTCAGATTCTTCTTTGATCAAGTTAACGGGACTATActtatattttacaaaacatcAATGGGCCAGAAAGGTTTAAAAGCCTTTTTTGTG ACATTAGCTGGGCTTTACATCTTGTCATTTATTGGATCCCTAATCAGCACCATGACCTTTGCATACCTCG TCTTTGCCTGCTGTGCGACAATACCAACTTTCTATGAGCAAAATAAGATGCAGGTGCATGAGATTTTTGGGCAAAGCTACAGAGAAATAAACAACTCATTGAAAGATTTCAGGTCCAAACTCGTTGACAAGATTCCAAGAGGAAAAGATGACTAG
- the LOC118039895 gene encoding uncharacterized protein, producing the protein MAVSISISAIITSLHLVAFVLAIGAESRRSTAKVVPDQYDERTYCVYDTDASTVYGLAAFGLLLISQMIVNGVTRCLCFGKGLVTGSSSTTCAITFFIFSWLSFLGAEACLLAGSARNAYHTKYRGFFLQGDFSCATLRRGVFAAGAALTLLSLIGSILYYWAHSRADTGGWEKHQNEGVGMTSASYPQQQQTGEFDKA; encoded by the exons ATGGCGGTCTCAATCTCCATTTCTGCCATCATCACCTCTCTTCACCTCGTCGCCTTCGTCCTCGCCATCGGAGCTGAAAGCCGCCGCAGCACC GCTAAGGTGGTGCCTGATCAGTACGATGAGAGGACTTACTGTGTGTATGATACGGACGCGTCTACGGTGTACGGATTAGCTGCGTTTGGGCTGCTACTTATTAGCCAAATGATTGTTAATGGCGTTACTAGGTGTCTCTGCTTTGGAAAAGGCCTTGTTACCGGAAGCTCCTCCACTACTTGTGCCATCACCTTCTTCATCTTTTCctg GTTAAGCTTCTTGGGAGCCGAGGCATGCTTATTAGCTGGATCAGCAAGGAATGCATATCATACCAAATACCGAGGATTCTTTCTTCAGGGTGACTTCTCATGTGCCACACTCCGCAGAGGTGTCTTCGCTGCCGGTGCTGCTCTTACATTGTTATCACTGATAGGATCAATCCTTTACTATTGGGCTCACTCGAGAGCTGATACTGGTGGATGGGAGAAGCACCAGAATGAAGGCGTTGGGATGACCAGTGCAAGTTACCCCCAGCAGCAACAAACTGGTGAATTTGACAAGGCTTGA
- the LOC118039891 gene encoding uncharacterized protein isoform X1 yields the protein MAATSTVQSDIRSALHATNITISNPSLILSRATSSSARWSFSPRPLISSHYRISTPESFRVRAFSTESTEPVVNVPDKPPICTADELHYVSVSNSDWRLALWRYHPSPQAPPRNHPLLLLSGVGTNAVGYDLSPGSSFARYMSGQGFETWILEVRGAGLSIQGSTPKDVHQSAHEVSEEMEAVAKSVTNGTLSVDQQPSNVPSPTLDSRVSFVEEDSHLAGIVSVWDESKLVTKLTEIFMRLSERLSGFLSESELKIMFAELVDQISKLLVDSQLSERMNEIRGKLLSLLEARQNSAIAGQFRDLSQGLVNVVEEGQKSVSPQLFDLQERLSSIIEDFQKQLDLIVKYDWDFDNYLEEDVPAAMEYIRVQTKPKDGKLLAIGHSMGGILLYAMLSRSGWDRRDSGLAAIVTLASSLDYTPSNSRLKLLLPLADPAQALNVPVVPLGAMLSAAYPLSTRPPYVLSWLNDLISARDMMHPELLEKLVLNNFCTIPAKLILQLTTAFQKSGLCDRSGKFFYKDHLHKSNVPVLAIAGDQDLICPPEAVEETVRLIPEHLASYKVFGEPGGPHYAHYDLVGGRKAVDQVYPCIIEFLSRCDLT from the exons ATGGCAGCAACATCAACTGTCCAATCGGATATCCGTTCTGCTCTCCACGCAACCAACATCACCATCTCCAATCCCAGTCTCATCCTCTCACGCGCCACCTCGTCCTCTGCGCGTTGGTCTTTTTCTCCACGACCTCTAATATCCTCGCACTATAGGATTTCAACTCCCGAGTCGTTTCGAGTGAGAGCTTTCTCCACCGAGTCAACTGAACCTGTCGTCAATGTTCCAGACAAGCCTCCGATTTGTACCGCAGACGAGCTCCACTACGTCTCCGTGTCCAATTCTGATTGGCGTCTTGCTCTCTGGCGCTACCATCCTTCTCCTCAG GCACCTCCAAGGAATCATCCGCTATTGCTATTGTCTGGAGTTGGGACTAATGCTGTTGGTTACGATCTCTCACCTGGG TCTTCGTTTGCACGGTACATGTCCGGCCAGGGATTCGAAACATGGATTCTTGAGGTTCGGGGTGCTGGTTTGAGCATACAGGGATCCACTCCTAAAGATGTTCATCAGTCTGCCCATGAAGTTTCTGAGGAGATGGAAGCTGTAGCTAAGAGTGTGACTAATGGAACTCTGTCTGTGGACCAGCAGCCAAGTAATGTTCCCAGTCCCACGTTAGATTCTAGGGTTTCTTTTGTCGAAGAGGACTCACATCTAGCTGGGATTGTATCCGTGTGGGATGAGTCAAAATTGGTGACAAAGTTGACAGAAATCTTTATGCGTTTGTCCGAAAGACTCTCTGGCTTTCTCAGTGAAAGTGAGTTGAAGATTATGTTTGCTGAGTTGGTCGATCAGATATCAAAACTCTTAGTAGATTCTCAATTATCTGAACGAATGAATGAAATAAGGGGAAAGCTTTTGAGCTTGTTGGAAGCAAGACAAAACTCAGCTATTGCTGGTCAATTCAGGGATCTGAGTCAAGGGCTtgttaatgttgttgaggaAGGTCAAAAATCTGTTTCACCGCAGTTGTTTGACTTGCAGGAGCGTCTTTCATCAATCATTGAAGATTTCCAGAAACAGCTTGACTTGATTGTGAAGTATGACTGGGACTTTGATAATTACCTGGAAGAGGATGTTCCTGCTGCG ATGGAGTATATAAGGGTCCAAACCAAGCCGAAGGATGGTAAATTGCTTGCTATTGGACACTCCATGGGAGGCATCTTGCTCTATGCAATGCTGTCTCGAAGCG GCTGGGATAGAAGAGATTCTGGATTGGCTGCCATTGTTACTCTGGCATCATCACTTGACTACACACCTTCAAATTCAAGACTCAAATTGCTTTTGCCCCTT GCAGACCCTGCTCAGGCTCTTAATGTACCTGTTGTTCCTTTGGGAGCAATGCTGTCAGCAGCATATCCTCTCTCAACTCGCCCTCCTTATGTCTTGTCTTGGCTTAATGATTTGATATCGGCACGGGACATGATGCATCCAGAGTTGTTGGAAAAGCTTGTCTTGAACAACTTTT GTACCATACCTGCCAAACTTATATTACAGCTCACTACAGCTTTTCAGAAAAGTGGGTTGTGTGACAGGAGCGGTAAATTTTTCTACAAGGATCATCTACATAAGAGCAATGTACCTGTATTAGCCATAGCAGGGGACCAAGATCTGATATGCCCACCTGAAGCTGTTGAAG AAACTGTTAGACTCATCCCCGAGCATTTGGCCTCCTACAAAGTGTTTGGAGAACCTGGAGGTCCTCATTATGCACATTATGATTTAGTGGGGGGGAGAAAG GCGGTGGACCAAGTTTATCCTTGCATAATTGAATTTCTTAGTCGATGTGACTTGACTTGA
- the LOC118039894 gene encoding receptor protein kinase-like protein ZAR1 gives MVTFSVDMFTLSLLVLVLLNSYSLVTSLNSEGYALLSFKQSINEDPEGSLSNWNSSDDNPCSWNGVTCNDLKVMSLSIPKKKLYGFLPSALGSLSDLRHINLRNNRFFGPLPAELFQAQGLQSLVLYGNSFSGSLPNQIGKLKYLQTLDLSQNFFNGSIPTSIVQCRRHRVLDLSQNNFTGSLPVGFGTSLVSLEKLDLSFNKFNGSIPSDMGNLSSLQGTADLSHNLFTGSIPASLGNLPEKVYIDLTYNNLSGPIPQNGALMNRGPTAFIGNPGLCGPPLKNPCPSDTAGASAPSAIPFLPNNSPPQDSDNNGRKNEKGRGLSMSAVVAIIVSDVIGICLVGLLFSYCYSRACPCSKDKDENDNGSEKGGERRKGCLRFRKDESETLSENVEQYDLVPLDAQVAFDLDELLKASAFVLGKGGIGIAYKVVLEDGYTLAVRRLGEGGSQRFKEFQTEVEAIGKLRHPNIVTLRAYYWSVDENLLIYDYIPNGSLATALHGKPGMVSFTPLSWSVRLKIIKGIARGLVYLHEFSTKKYVHGDLKPSNVLLGQNMEPHISDFGLGRLATIAGESPTRESNRSTSEKAQERQQKGEPSSEVATVSSTNLVSYYQAPEALKVLKPSQKWDVYSCGVILLEMITGRSPVVCVGTSEMDLVHWIQLCIEEQRPLVDVLDPYLAPDVDKEEEEIVAVLKIAMACVHSNPERRPTMRHVSDVFNRLVISSA, from the exons ATGGTCACTTTTTCTGTAGACATGTTCACTTTGAGTTTGCTGGTTCTTGTTCTCTTGAACTCTTACAGTCTAGTGACTTCTTTGAATAGTGAAGGGTATGCACTTTTGTCGTTTAAGCAGTCTATTAACGAAGACCCAGAAGGGTCTTTGAGTAACTGGAACTCCTCTGATGACAACCCTTGTTCATGGAATGGGGTTACATGCAACGACCTTAAAGTCATGTCTCTCAGTATTCCAAAGAAGAAACTTTATGGGTTTCTTCCTTCTGCTCTTGGGTCACTCTCTGACCTTAGACATATAAATTTGAGGAATAATAGGTTCTTCGGCCCTTTGCCTGCTGAGCTCTTTCAAGCTCAAGGACTACAAAGTTTGGTCCTTTATGGGAATTCCTTTTCTGGGTCTTTGCCAAATCAGATTGGCAAGCTCAAGTACCTCCAAACCTTGGATTTATCCCAGAATTTCTTCAATGGGTCAATACCCACATCAATTGTTCAATGCAGGAGACATAGGGTCCTTGATCTTAGCCAAAACAATTTCACTGGTTCTTTGCCAGTTGGGTTTGGTACTAGTTTGGTTTCCCTTGAAAAACTTGATCTTTCgttcaataaattcaatggtTCAATTCCTAGTGATATGGGAAATCTGTCTAGCTTACAAGGGACAGCTGACTTGTCACACAATCTCTTTACTGGTTCAATCCCAGCTAGCCTTGGAAACCTTCCTGAGAAGGTTTATATTGATCTAACTTATAACAATTTGAGCGGTCCAATACCTCAAAATGGTGCTCTAATGAACAGAGGTCCTACAGCATTTATTGGAAATCCTGGTCTCTGTGGCCCTCCATTGAAAAATCCATGTCCTTCAGATACCGCCGGTGCAAGTGCACCTTCAGCAATCCCTTTTTTGCCTAATAACTCCCCCCCTCAAGATTCAGATAACAATGGCAGAAAGAATGAGAAAGGAAGAGGACTGAGTATGAGTGCAGTTGTTGCGATAATTGTGAGTGATGTCATTGGGATTTGCCTCGTTGGATTGTTGTTTTCGTATTGTTATTCTAGGGCTTGTCCATGCAGTAAGGATAAGGATGAAAATGATAACGGTTCTGAGAAGGGAGGGGAGAGAAGGAAAGGGTGCTTGCGTTTTAGAAAGGATGAGTCCGAGACTCTATCTGAGAACGTGGAGCAGTATGACCTTGTGCCACTGGATGCGCAGGTGGCTTTTGATTTGGATGAGCTGCTTAAAGCGTCTGCTTTTGTTTTAGGGAAGGGTGGAATTGGGATTGCTTACAAAGTTGTGCTTGAAGATGGGTATACTTTAGCTGTGAGAAGATTGGGCGAGGGAGGCTCTCAACGATTTAAGGAATTCCAAACGGAAGTGGAAGCAATTGGCAAGCTAAGGCATCCTAATATTGTGACTCTCAGAGCATATTACTGGTCTGTTGATGAGAACTTGCTTATCTATGATTACATACCGAATGGAAGTCTTGCCACTGCACTTCATG GGAAGCCTGGAATGGTGTCATTTACCCCATTATCATGGTCTGTTCGGTTGAAAATCATAAAGGGAATTGCGAGAGGCTTGGTTTATCTTCATGAATTCAGCACTAAAAAGTATGTTCATGGAGATCTGAAGCCAAGTAATGTACTTCTTGGACAGAACATGGAACCACACATTTCTGATTTTGGACTTGGGCGACTTGCTACTATTGCTGGAGAGTCCCCAACACGGGAATCTAATCGATCTACCTCGGAAAAAGCACAAGAGAGGCAACAGAAGGGTGAGCCAAGCTCAGAAGTTGCCACAGTTTCATCTACAAACCTGGTATCTTATTACCAGGCTCCTGAAGCACTAAAAGTTCTAAAACCATCACAAAAATGGGATGTTTACTCTTGTGGAGTTATCTTACTAGAAATGATCACAGGAAGGTCGCCAGTGGTCTGTGTCGGTACCTCAGAGATGGATCTCGTTCACTGGATCCAGCTTTGCATTGAAGAGCAGAGACCACTTGTAGATGTCTTAGATCCGTACTTAGCTCCCGATGTGgataaggaagaagaagagattgtTGCCGTTTTGAAGATTGCAATGGCTTGTGTTCATAGCAACCCTGAAAGGAGGCCTACGATGAGGCATGTCTCTGATGTTTTTAACAGATTGGTTATATCCTCTGCTTAA